In a single window of the Papaver somniferum cultivar HN1 chromosome 8, ASM357369v1, whole genome shotgun sequence genome:
- the LOC113302344 gene encoding uncharacterized protein LOC113302344 encodes MDSLTSCCTNRFFLPYNRKTTPRKLNFLVYASSSKNDDKKPKLDHWDQMELKFGRMIGEDPKLTLAKVIGKKSNPEISYLEIEKSFSRKKKVDDEIVQVVNLPFDKKSNSSVSNLNLVRPVPKKGVKFEQHIVSDNKVNPLLERRRKKVVENFMTETSSSSSVSDIPPPNVMLRKPTTSQEDTFDNVKGLRMKIKPNLVLEMRKDDNDNAKEDNFSELLRKPEAAVVNTTDHDNEHEKKNSADLTGLSSGGFENADDFNNLRKPEAAVFNTTDDDNEHEKKNSADFNSLRKPKAAVVSTTDDDNEHAKKNSADLTRLSSGGFENSDDFNSLSSVDYNSILQKPNHAPFAKPLERSDVVLSVMDDVTAVKQPSDTNSSNSAIESTVEAALQGKPQRLNPSAKQSSVSLKEETNRVSDNIFSVSVDIGDFIAAAPVKDQEDADWTRAGNLLKTEEREEVELISCSTRGFVASFGSLVGFLPYRNLGSKWKFLTFESWLRKKGLDLSMYKQNASIIGGYEAQTKSLPLDTNPSPATVGKFGGELSQDMRVEDLLEIYDQEKIKFLSSFIGQRTKVNVLMADRNSRKLMFSIRPKEREESVEKKRNLMAKLSVGDVVKCCIKKITYFGIFVEVEGVPALIHQSEVSWDATVNPSAFFKLGQIIDAKVLQLDYALERISLSLKEIAPDPLIEALEFVVGDRNSLDGNNEAVQADDEWPEVESIIGELQQIAGVQSVSKGRFFLSPGLAPTFQVYMASMFENQYKLLARSGNKVQEVMVQASLDKEQMKAVILTCTNKVE; translated from the exons ATGGATAGTCTTACCAGTTGCTGTACCAATCGTTTCTTTCTTCCTTATAATAGAAAAACCACACCCAGAAAATTGAATTTTCTTGTTTATGCTTCTTCATCaaaaaatgatgataaaaaaCCTAAACTTGATCATTGGGACCAAATGGAACTTAAATTTGGTCGTATGATTGGTGAAGACCCTAAGTTAACCCTAGCTAAG GTAATAGGTAAAAAATCAAACCCAGAAATTTCATATCTTGAGATTGAGAAATCATTTAGTAGAAAGAAAAAAGTTGATGATGAAATTGTTCAAGTTGTTAATCTTCCATTTGATAAGAAATCAAATTCTTCTGTGAGTAATTTGAATTTAGTACGTCCTGTTCCTAAGAAAGGTGTCAAATTTGAACAACATATTGTTAGTGATAATAAGGTGAATCCATtacttgaaagaagaagaaagaaagtagTAGAAAATTTTATGACTGAaactagtagtagtagtagtgttAGTGATATTCCTCCTCCTAATGTGATGTTGCGGAAGCCTACTACCTCTCAAGAAGATACTTTTGATAATGTGAAAGGTTTGAGAATGAAAATTAAACCAAATCTGGTTTTGGAAATGAGGAAGGATGACAATGACAATGCTAAAGAGGATAATTTTAGTGAATTGTTAAGAAAGCCTGAAGCAGCTGTGGTCAACACTACCGACCATGATAATGAGCATGAGAAAAAGAATTCTGCTGATTTAACAGGATTAAGCTCTGGTGGGTTTGAAAATGCTGATGATTTCAACAATTTAAGAAAGCCCGAAGCAGCTGTGTTCAATACTACCGATGATGATAATGAACACGAGAAAAAGAATTCTGCTGATTTCAACAGTTTAAGAAAGCCCAAAGCGGCTGTGGTCAGTACTACCGATGATGATAATGAACATGCGAAAAAGAATTCTGCTGATTTAACAAGATTAAGTTCTGGTGGTTTTGAAAATTCTGATGATTTCAACAGTTTAAGCAGTGTGGATTACAACAGTATACTTCAGAAACCTAACCATGCACCGTTTGCAAAG CCACTCGAGAGAAGTGATGTGGTGCTTAGTGTAATGGATGATGTTACTGCAGTGAAGCAACCTTCCGATACAAATTCAAGTAACTCTGCCATTGAATCCACTGTAGAAGCTGCATTGCAGGGAAAACctcaaag GTTAAATCCTTCTGCAAAACAAAGTTCAGTAAGTTTGAAGGAGGAGACGAACCGCGTGAGTGACAATATCTTTAGCGTGAGCGTAGACATTGGGGATTTCATAGCTGCGGCACCCGTGAAG GACCAAGAGGATGCTGACTGGACAAGGGCAGGAAATCTGCTAAAGACAGAAGAAAGGGAAGAAGTGGAGTTGATCAGCTGCAGCACCAGAGGGTTTGTT GCATCTTTTGGCTCTTTGGTAGGATTCTTACCCTACAGGAATTTAGGCTCCAAATGGAAATTCTTAACTTTTGAATCGTGGCTGAGAAAGAAAGGGTTAGACCTGTCCATGTACAAACAAAACGCAAGCATCATTGGAGGTTACGAAGCTCAGACCAAGAGTTTGCCTCTGGATACAAATCCAAGTCCGGCAACTGTTGGGAAATTTGGTGGGGAATTGTCACAGGACATGAGGGTGGAAGATCTACTTGAGATATATGACCAAGAGAAGATCAAATTTTTATCATCCTTTATTGGTCAG AGAACAAAGGTGAATGTGTTAATGGCCGATAGGAACTCCAGAAAGCTGATGTTCTCTATTAGACCGAAGGAAAGGGAAGAATCtgttgagaagaagagaaatctaATG GCTAAGCTTAGCGTTGGAGATGTTGTGAAATGTTGTATCAAGAAAATCACTTACTTCGGTATATTTGTTGAG GTTGAAGGCGTGCCAGCTCTGATTCACCAGTCAGAAGTTTCATGGGATGCTACAGTAAATCCTTCAGCATTTTTTAAACTTGGTCAG ATTATCGATGCAAAAGTTCTCCAACTGGATTATGCACTCGAACGCATCTCATTGTCATTGAAAGAAATAGCG CCAGATCCGCTGATCGAGGCATTGGAGTTTGTAGTAGGTGACCGAAATTCTTTGGATGGAAATAATGAAGCAGTACAAGCGGATGATGag TGGCCTGAGGTTGAATCAATTATTGGGGAACTGCAGCAGATTGCAGGAGTTCAATCGGTTTCTAAAGGCCGTTTTTTCCTTAGCCCTGGTTTAGCTCCAACATTTCAG GTGTATATGGCGTCCATGTTCGAAAACCAATATAAGTTACTTGCTCGTTCCGGAAACAAAGTACAAGAG GTTATGGTACAAGCCTCTTTGGATAAAGAACAGATGAAAGCTGTAATCCTAACATGTACAAATAAGGTTGAATAG